The genomic window CGCCGGTGCAAAAGGTGCCCACCGGTTCTGCAGAGAGGCACAGCTACCTCGTCACGGGGTACGCCGAGGCGCGAGCGGCGTTCACAGACCCTCGGCTGTCAAAGGACACGGGGCGCTTCTTCGCCGGTCAACCTTCTCGACGCAATCTGCACCCCGCTGTCTCGCAGACCATGCTGGCCAGCGACCCACCGCAGCACACGCGGCTTCGACGATTGGTGACGGGCGCATTCACCCAGGGCGCGGTGGAACAGCTACGCCCCTACATCCAACAGGTGACCAACGAGCTTCTCGACGATTGGGAACAGCACGGACAAGCCGACCTGGTAGAGGACCTCGCCATCCCACTCCCGGTAACCGTCATCTGCGAAATGCTCGGTGTACCGGAAACCGATCGCGCAGAAGTCCGCCGCTGGTCGAACGACCTCTTCGCCGCCGGCCAGCCGGACCGCATCGACGCCGCCTCACACGCGGTCGCCGAATACATGGGGATGCTGGTCGACACCAAGCGCCATTCACCGGACGACAGCCTGCTGCACGATCTCATCGCAGTCCGCGACGGTGAGGACATGCTCAGCGAGGACGAACTGATCTCACTCGCCGTGCTCTTGCTAGTAGCGGGCCACGAGACCACTAC from Streptomyces sp. FIT100 includes these protein-coding regions:
- a CDS encoding cytochrome P450; the encoded protein is MSDPLQDPGFFQNPYETYARLRAASPVQKVPTGSAERHSYLVTGYAEARAAFTDPRLSKDTGRFFAGQPSRRNLHPAVSQTMLASDPPQHTRLRRLVTGAFTQGAVEQLRPYIQQVTNELLDDWEQHGQADLVEDLAIPLPVTVICEMLGVPETDRAEVRRWSNDLFAAGQPDRIDAASHAVAEYMGMLVDTKRHSPDDSLLHDLIAVRDGEDMLSEDELISLAVLLLVAGHETTTNFIGNATLALLQSPDTLARLRDAPPLIGSLLDELLRFDSPVGIATFRYSTEALTLGGTTIPQGAPVLIAPGAADRDPGRFPDPDRLDPDRDAAGHLAFGHGIHRCVGAPLARAEGEIALRTVLSRFPRLRLDIPAEQLEWRHTRLMRGLRSLPVSW